The genomic window CGGGTAGTCGCCGCCCGCGACTTCCAGCAGGCCGACGGTCGAGCCAGCGAGTTCGTCGCGGCCGCAGTAATCGAGTGCGTTCTTCAGCGGCGCCGAGAAGGAGCCGTGGTAGTTCGGCGTGCCGAAGACGACCGCGTCGGCCCGCTCGACCGTCCGCTTGAGGTCCGGCGCGTCGCCCGCGTCCCGGTCGTCGGCGTCGAAGACCGGGAGGTCGTACTCGCGGAGGTCGATCAGTTCCGTCTCGGCGCCCGCATCGCTCGCGGCGTCGAGGACCTCACGTAACGCGATTCTCGTCTTGCTCGCGTCGCGAAGACTGCCGCAGATCGCGACCACAGTCGGTGAACCGTCGGATTGCATTATTCGATTCGAAACACCCCAGCACCGTAAGGGCTCGCTGAACTGGTTTCCTGTTTCGTGAGCGAGAGATCAGACGATGCCGCTGATCGTCGGGGCGCACGGTGGGACTAACAGGAGCCGGTGCCCTCACAGTGCAACGGTCTCACCTGCCTCAACGTCGCCGAGCGATGAGGGGACCTCTACCCTGACAACCCGCTGGGCGTCGGTGTCGGGCGCCAGCGTCAGTTGGGCAGCGGTACCCGGCTCGAGCCGGCGGAGCGCCGGATACTCCCCCGCCGCGTCCCCGAGTGGAACCACGATCTCGTACTCGTCCGACGCCGATTCGAGGACTGCGTCGTGCTCGTCCTCGGCCGAGACCGCCCGGGTGCCGAACGCCGGTTCGCCGTCCGTCGACGTGCTCTGGTGGGCCAGTGTCACCGAGGCGTCGTGGGCAACGTACTGGATTGTCATCGCCGAGAGGTCGACCTGCTCGGAGCCTTGCGCGAGCTGGACGGCCATCTGGACCCGGCCGATCGAGGCGCCGCCCGATGCAACCCGTCCCCTGGTCTCCCCGACGGCGACGGTATCGACGGTCTGGGTTTCGGCCTCCTCACCGGCGTCGGCGACGACAGGGCCGTGCCCGTCGTCGGATCCGCCGTCGGATCCGTCGTCGTCCGACAGCGCCGAACAGCCGGCGAGGCCTGCGAGGCCGGAGACGGCGGCGAGAAGCTGTCGACGGCCGACGGACGTCCGAATCCTGTGCGACTTGTCGAACTCGCGTGCAGCATCGGATCCGCTCATCAGTAAGTATCTCATCGGCACTCAGCTCGTCGTACAAGGTAAAGATAGGGAGCCGATTATCTATCGAGAGAATCGCGGCCAGTCGGGCGCTTGTCTCGTTCGCCGTGGACGGTCACGGTCCGCTTGACACAGGATCGTCGAACGCCGAAGGAGTAGCAACGCTCGGCCCCTCCGTCGACGAGACGTCACGAGGCTGCACCTCGTCGATGGCCGCGAATCGAAGCGTCGGGAGTTCGATCCGGATTCGCTTCGCTCGTCCAGCGAGCTCGATC from Salinarchaeum sp. Harcht-Bsk1 includes these protein-coding regions:
- a CDS encoding NADPH-dependent FMN reductase: MQSDGSPTVVAICGSLRDASKTRIALREVLDAASDAGAETELIDLREYDLPVFDADDRDAGDAPDLKRTVERADAVVFGTPNYHGSFSAPLKNALDYCGRDELAGSTVGLLEVAGGDYPKSAMMHLRTVARTLNAWTLPLEVGIPAAYDTVGDDGIEDPDIESRVRELGAQLVDYAGVDAYPEVAGTPAEAPLADDD